The genome window AATCCCCAGCGCATCATGCACCACGTGCAGCAACGCCTCGGTGGTGTTGCAGACCAGGTTCGCCGGCAGGTTGAGTTCCGGCTCCCCGTCCCCGTTTACCGGCCAGACTTGCATCCTGCCAGTACTGGGAAACTTGTATAACAGGCAGGCATGGCGCAGAAGATCCGTCGGTACGTGCGGTGTGCCGTGTTCGGCGAAGTACCGGGGCGAACCGACCACAACGAGCTTGAACGGGCCCAACGGACGGGACATCAACCGGGAGTCGTTCGGCTCTCCGGTCCGAATGACCGCATCGAAACCCTCCTCGATGATGTCCACCAGCCTGTCGGAAAAATCCAGGTCCAGTTCAATACTGGGGTAGCGCCGCATGAAGGCGATCAGCGTCGGCATGACCAGGTCCGCAACGAGGGGCAGACTCACGCGCAGTTTGCCCCGTGGCGCTTTGCGGGTTTGCGACAGTTCCTGTTCGGCCGCTTCGACTTCGCAGAGAATGCGCCGGCAACGTTCGAGAAACAGCGCTCCTTCGGCCGTCAGCGTGATACTTCGCGTGCTGCGATGAAACAGCCGCACGCCCAGCCGCTCCTCGAGCCGGGCGACGCTTTTGCCCACCGCCGAAGACGAAATGCCCAGCGCCCTGCCCGCCTCTGAAAAACTGCGGGTTTCGGCCGCGCGCACAAAAAAATCAATCCCGCTCAGTGATTCCACGCCAGCCTCCCATTGCGGACATTTTTTCCGATGTGTTGTGCACTCTAGCATTCTTGTCTCGACAAAGAGGGGCACCTACCGTAGTCGACACTTATCAATCTGCGATTGACCGCGTCGTCCCGGCGGGTCAGGAGCGCTCCAAGCAGGTGACACATGACGATTGCCAACCCCCCTATCGATGCCGATGCCGAGGTCATTCAAGACACTGCGCCGCTCCCCATCGGATCACTGTTTGCCCTCGCACTGGCGGCCTTCGTGACCATCCTCACCGAAGCCTTGCCCGCCGGTCTTCTTGCACAGATCAGCGAAGGGCTGGCGATCTCCGAAGCCCTCGCCGGCCAACTGGTAACGGTCTACGCGATAGGCTCCTTGCTGGCGGCCATTCCATTGACCGCCGCGACCCAAGGCATGCGACGCAGATCGCTCTTGCTGACGGCAATCGCCGGTTTCGCCGTTGCCAATACCGTCACGACGTTTTCTACCCATTATGGTTTGACGATTGTCGCGCGCTTGCTGGGTGGCGTATCGGCCGGGCTGCTGTGGGCCTTGTTGGCCGGTTATGCCGCCCGTATGGTGCCCGAAAGCCAGAAGGGTCGAGCGATTGCAATCGCCATGGTGGGCGCGCCCTTGGCGTTGTCCCTGGGCGTGCCGGCTGGCACGCTGCTCGGCAACCTGGTCGGCTGGCGAATGAGCTTCGCCATCATGAGCCTGTTCGCCGTAGCCTTGATGGTCTGGGTACGACTCAAGGTGCCTGACTTTCCCGGACAGGCCTCCAACAAACGTCTTGCCTTGGGCCAGGTCTTCACTCTGCCAGGCGTTCGCTCGGTGCTGTTCGTGGTACTGGCTTTTGTCCTGGCGCACAACATTCTCTTTACCTACATCGCTCCGTTTTTGACGGCGGCAGGCCTGGGCGAGCGGACGGATCTGGTCCTGTTGGTCTTTGGCGTCGCGTCGTTACTGGGGATCTGGGTGGTCGGCGCGCTGATCGATCGCCATCTGCGGGCGTTGACGCTCGCAGGTACAGTGCTGTTCGCCCTTTCGGCAATGATGCTAGGGGCAATGAGCGACAGGCCTGCGGCGGTGTATATCGCCGTGGCCGCTTGGGGAATCGCTTTCGGAGGGGCTGGGACGCTGTTCCAGACGGCCATCGCCAAGACAGCCGGAGATGCGGCGGATCTGGCCCAGTCAATGCTGGTCACGGCCTGGAACCTGGCCATTGCCGGCGGCGGGATCGTCGGCGGCATTCTGCTCGACCACCTGGGGGTCGTGGCGTTTGCGCCGGTCCTGGTCGTTCTCCTGCTGCTGACGTTGGCGGTGGTGTGGTCGGCCAGGCAGTACGGGTTTACAGCAAACCTGCGCTGAACATGCATGCGCTCATGAATAGCCATCAACGATAGACATCAGTCACTGACAACAACAGCGTGCACCTCCACGGGGCACGCTGATTCGCATGATCAGGCAATAATCAGCCCGAATCGTGCAACCCACTCCAACCATTCCTTCCTATAGTTAACCAGAGCCAAACCATCTGGAGCTGGTCCCCCTATGAGCGCCCTGAACATCAACGGCCGTGAATACACGGTCGACGTCGACCCTGGCACCCCTATCCTCTGGACCCTGCGCGACACGCTGGGCATGACCGGCACCAAGTTCGGCTGCGGCGCGGCGCTGTGTGGCGCCTGCACCGTGCACCTGGATGGCCAGGCCATTCGTTCCTGCGTGACGCCCATCGCCGCCGCCGTCGGCAAGAAGATCACCACCATCGAAGCGGCAACCGACGGCAGTGATCCGGTGGGCAGCGCCGTGCACGAGGCGTGGGTCAAACACGACGTGGCGCAATGCGGCTACTGCCAGAGTGGCCAGATCATGAGCGCAACGGCTTTTCTCAAGGCCCAGCCCAAGGGCAAGCAGCCCACGGCGGCCGAGATCGACTCGGCCATGGCCGGCAATATCTGCCGCTGTGGCACCTACGCCCGAATCCGCGCCGCGGTGGCTGATGCCGCCAAAGCCATTGCCTGATCGGAGCTGACCATGCTGAACGAGATCTTCCCGAACGAGCTCCCCCGCGCCTTGCAACATATGCTTGAACGTGACGAGGCTGACGGCCCCGCTGCCCTGCCCCGGCGCAGCTTCCTCAAGATCGTCGGCATCGGCGGGCTGGCCTTGGGGGCGTTTCCACACCTGGCCCTGGCGCAGGAAGCCAATGGCGCCGTCGCAGCGCCGCTCAAACCGACCCAGCAACCCTCCGCCTTCGTGCAGATCGCGCCCAATGGCGAGGTCACGGTCACCATCAATCGGTTGGAATTCGGCCAGGGCGTGCAGACCGGCCTGCCCATGATTCTCGCCGAAGAACTGGATGCCGACTGGAGCCTGGTGCGCAGTCGCAACGGCAGCAACGACGCGGCCTATATGGACCCGGCGTTCGGCATCCACCTCACGGGTGGTTCCAACACGATCAAGAACAGCTACACCCAGTACCGCGAACTTGGCGCCCGTGCGCGCGCCATGCTGCTGAGTGCGGCCGCCGCACGCTGGAACGTGGACGTGGCGAGCCTGAGTACCCAGGCCGGCATGGTGCTCGGCCCAGCGGGCCGTAAAGCGAGCTACGGCGAACTGGCGCAAGCGGCGATGGCGATGCCTGTACCCGAGCAGATCACGCTCAAGGACCCCAAGGATTTCCGCATCATCGGCCAGGCCACCACACGCATCGATGCCAAGGCCAAGAGCAGCGGCCAGCAGGATTTCGGCATCGACATGCACCTGCCGGGGCAACTCACGGCCGTCGTTGCCCGGCCACCGGTGTTCGGCGCCAGAATCGCTGCTCTGGACGACAGCGCGGCGCGGGCCACAAAAGGCGTGAAGGCCGTGTTGCGCGTACCGCTGGATGGCGGCGCCGAAGGTGTCGCGGTGGTTGCCGACAGCTACTGGCAGGCGAAGCTGGCACGCGATGCGCTGAAGGTGGAATGGAACGCGTCCGCTGTGGAAAAGCTGGACAGCGAAAAACAATTGGCCCAATACCGCGAACTGGCCAGCCAGCCCGGCCCGTTGCACTTCGATGCCGACATGACGCCACTCGCCACGGCGCCGCATCGACTGGAGGCCGAGTTCCTGTTTCCCTACCTCGCCCATGCCCCCATGGAACCGCTCAATTGCACCGTGCAGCTTGCCGGCAAAAATGGCGCTCAGTTGTGGGTCGGCACGCAATTCCCCGGCGGCGATGCGGCGGCCGCCGCCAAGGTGCTGGACCTCAAGCCCGAGCAGATCCAGGTGAACGTACAAACCGCTGGTGGAGGTTTTGGCCGGCGCGGCGTACCCACCAACGATTTCGTGGTACTGGCTTGCGAAGTGGCCAAGGCCGCCCGCACCGCTGGGGTCGATGCGCCTATCCGCACACTCTGGAGCCGGGAAGACGACATCAAGGGCGGCTACTACCGCCCCATGCACCTGCACCGTGCGCGCATCGGTTTTGATGACAGTGGCAAGGTTCTCGCCTGGGACCACGCCTTGGTTGGCCAATCGATCATCACCGGTACCGTGTTTGGCGGGCGGGTGAAAAATGGCATCGACCCGACCGCCACCGAGGGCCTGCGCGACCCGTATCCGCTGCCCATGCGGCTGACGGTGCATCACCCGAAACTCAACGTCCCCGTACTGTGGTGGCGCAGCGTCGGTTCCACCCATACGGCTTTTGTGATGGAAACACTGATCGACGAGATCGCCCGCACCACCAAACAGGATCCGGTGGCCTACCGGATGAAGCTGTTTGGCGACCAGAGCCCACGCCATCGCGCGGCGCTGCAATTGGCCGTGGACAAGAGCGAGTACGGCAAGCGCCAGCTACCGGCGGGCCGTGCCTGGGGCGTGGCGGTCCACGAGTCGTTCAGTTCGGTGGTGGCTTATGTGGTCGAAGCCTCGGTGCAGGATGGCCGTCCGGTGCTGCACAACGTGACCGCTGGCGTGCACTGCAACCTGGCCGTCAACCCACGCAGTGTCGAGGCCCAGGTCCAGGGCGCGGCGCTGATGGGCCTGTCGATGTGCCTGCCCGGTGGTGCCATCACCCTGAAAGACGGCGTCGTGCAGCAGAGCAATTTTGCTGACTTCAGCGTGCCGCGCATTACCGACATGCCGGAATTCGCTGTCCACATCGTGCCCAGTGCCGAGCCGCCCACGGGAATGGGCGAACCCGGCCTGCCAGCGTTAGCCCCGGCGTTTGCGAACGCGGTGGCGAGCCTGACCGGTAAACCCATGCGTGAATTGCCGTTCAAGTTGGCGTGAGCGGCGCTTGAGGCTGCCTGGCCGCAATGCCAGGCAAGCCTCACGATCACAAGCGAATTCGCTTGATATCCCGCTGCGGGGGCTCTCCAAACAGGCGACTGTATTCGCGGCTGAACTGCGAGGCACTTTCGTAGCCAACCAGCCCCCCTGCACTGCTCGCGTCGACCTTCTGGCTCAACATCAATTGCCGAGCAGCTTGCAGCCGCAGTTGCTTCTGGTATTGCAACGGGCTCATCCCGGTCACGGTCCGAAAATGCTGGCGGAAAGTGGAAGGACTCATGTGCGCTTGCGCCGCCAGGTCGTCCATGCGCAACGCCTGGCGAAAATTCAGTTTCAGCCAGGCGACCGTCTTGGCAATGTGTTGGCTGGGTGAACCGGCGGCGATGACATGCAGCAACTGCGGCGCATGGGCACCGTTCAACAGGCGAGCGACAACTTCTTCCTTGATCAGCGGGGCCACGGTCTCAAGCAACTGCGGCTCGTCCAGCAGGTCTATCAAACGCCTCAGGGCATCCAGCACCCCGGCATCCAGCGCCTGTACGGTAATCGGTCGAAACGCGTCGTCTTTCATGCGTTGTGACAGCTGCATGCGCTCGGCCACTTGCATCACCATCGTGCTGTCGAATCTCAGCATCAGGCCCAGGAACGGTTTGGCGACGCTGGCCTGGGAGACGTGGGAAATGACCGGCAGGTCCACGCAAGTCACCATGGACTGGCCGGGAGCGTAGGTCAGGATCTCGTCCCCGATCATGGCTTGCTTGCGGCCTTGCAAGGTCACGCCAATGCCCAGGCCGTAGATGCAGTGCATAGGCGCGGTGATTGCCTTGCGCCGATGCAGGCTCAAACCGGCGATGGCAGTCATCTGGTCACCCTCGCCGGGCACAAGCTGGCTGACCGAGCCGGCCAGGCGACTGAGGTCTCGGGCGGCCGTGTCGCTTTTGAAATCGGTGTGCACACTTCACTCCTTGAAAGATCGGGCCCACGACTTGCGGTGATGCCGAACAGTGCCCGGCATCACCGCAAATCGTTGATCAATATGGACGCAGTATGCTGGGTCGGCGGTTCGGATCGCTTGCCTGATTGGCGCAAATTCTTGCACGATTCAACGAGCCACAACCGGCGCAGGTCATCCAAGCCTATGTATTGCAAGATGTTTCGTGGGCTGAAAATGCACAAAGTGATGGCTGGACTCGAAAACTAAAGTCCCTGGAAGATATAGCCGGTTGACCGTTGATCATCCAACGCGACACCTGCTTGCAGCAGTCGTTGGGCCAGGGCCGGCGTTTCGACCCGCACTTTCCAGTCCAGGCCAGTCGGTGCCTCCGGGGCGCGGTCGTAGCGAACGATTGCTTCAGCCAACTGCGCCCGATCAGGCAAGTAAACGGCCAACGCATTGCCCTTCCAGGCGGCGACGTTCATACCCAGCGCTTCACACAGCGCAATCTTGGCCTGGGCATCGTCCCTGTCCGCCTGGCGGGAACGTTCGATCTGATCGGCCAGGATCGGATCGACGACGCGGTCGGTAAACAAGACCTCCCCCGTCTCCCAGACCTCGGGAGGACAGACCTTGTCGGCTGGACGCAAGGTAATGAGCGGATTGATTTCCATCGGGTAGATTCGACAGACCAACGGCCGCTCTTCATAGATGCCGCAACGACCGTCGTCGCCGAGATTGCGGCACTGGGTCAGGGCATTGCCGGCCAACACCGCAACGACTCGGATCCGGGCATCGCCACTGGTGACTTCCACGGCTCTTTGGGCGCTGTGGGCGAATTGTCGAGGCTCCGAAGGCCAGCTCGACTCATCGAACGCCTCCAGCACGACCGCCACCTCATGTCCGCGTTGCAACCATTGCCTCGTCTCGTCCAACGTCAGTGGAATCAGCCGACCTTTGCAGCAAATCCCGCAGCCGTTGCAGGCAAAACGGACCGTGTTGTTTTCCATATCAAGCACTCGCACACATGTTTTCGACCGCCTTCGGCAGGCTCCGCCACTGCGATACAGCTGTGGCAGGGCCTCCGGGCCGCGAGAGTATGTGGAGCGAAACGCCAATCCGCTTGCCGGATCCGCCGGCATAGTTGCCTGATCCAAGGTGTTTTCAGGGGGCGACCCTTGGCAGGGAAAACCGTTGTTTCAGGCAACCCTTCACTGCAGATGCCGGGAACGCGGCATCATTGAAGATGATCGGCGTCGATCACTGCCTGGGCGAACGCTTGCGGCGCCTCTTGGGGCAGGTTGTGACCGATGCCGCCGTCGATCAGGCGATGCTCATATTTGCCGGTGAAGCGCTTGGCATAGGCTTCAGCGGGTGGATGGGGAGCGCCGTTGGCGTCGCCTTCCAGGGTGATGGTCGGTACGCCGATCGACGGGAACGTTGCCAGTTTCTTTTCCAGCCCGTCGTACTTGGCTTCGCCCTTGACCAGGCCCAGACGCCAGCGATAGTTGAAGATTGAAACCGCGACATGATCGGGGTTCTGCAAGGCGGCGGCGCTTCGGTCGTACGTCGCGTCATCGAAGTTCCACTTCGGCGACGCCAGCTTCCAGATCAGCTTGGCGAAGTCGTGGGTGTTTTTCTCGTAACCGAGGCGGCCACGTTCTGTCGCAAAGTAGAACTGATACCACCACTGCAACTCCGCAGCCGGCGGCAGCGGTGCCTTGCCGGCCTCCTGGCTGCCGATCAGGTAGCCACTCACCGCCACCAGCGCCTTCACCCGCTCCGGCCAAAGGGCCGCGACAATGTCAGCGGTGCGTGCGCCCCAGTCATAACCGCCCAGCACCGCCTGTCTGATGTTCAGTGCGTCCATGAAATCGATGAGGTCGCTTGCCAGCGCAGAAGGCTGGCCGTTGCGCAGGGTCTTGGCAGACAGGAAGCGCGTATCGCCATAACCGCGGGCATAGGGAATCAACACGCGATAGCCCTGCTCCGCCAGCGCCGGCGCCACATCTGCATAGCTGAGGATGTCGTAGGGCCAACCGTGCAACAGGATCACCACCGGCCCATCGGCGGGGCCGACTTCGGCATAGGCCACGTCCAACAGCCCAGCCTTGACGTGCTTGAGCGGGCCGAACGACGTGTGGCTGCCGGGGGTGATCGCGCCGACAGTGCTCGCCGGCCCATCGGCCGCGCTGGCCTGGGACGCGGTCAATCCCAAGGCGCCAAGCTGCATCATTGCCAACGCCAGAAGGGTTGGCGCGAGCAGGCGGCGTTGGCGGGAAGCGGAGGTAGGGTTTATGTCCATGTGAAGCTCCTTGCGAACGACGTGGGGTGAGCCGGTGAGACGGCTTGGGCTGTCTCGATGGGCCCCATTTGACGTTGGCCAGGTATCGCGGATGTGTCAGCGACGGGCTTGAATGCAACGGCTCGTATCGGCCATGTCCCTGGATACACAGAGATACATTCGTGTTACGCGCTTGCTGCGGGTTCGGTCGAGGGGGCAGCCAGTCGCTTAAAGTGGCTTCCCATGAAACGCCTGCCCCAGCACCGCCAAGCGTTCCGCCAACGGTGGCAAGCATTGGCTGCTGCGAGTCAGGATGCCGATGTTGTCGGCGTTGCGCTCAGCCACGGCCTGCACGCTTTGCAGGCGCTGGTTGATGCCCATCGACGCTTTGGATTGTTCTTGGGTGGTGCTGGCGATCAGGTCGTTGAAATGATTGATCACGGCGATGTCTTCGACGACGGCGTGCAACAGTTGCGAAGCCAGTTGGCTGGCGGAGACGCAGCGCTCGACCCCATCGCGGCTGTCTTGCATCGCGACGGCGGCCTGGCGGCTGCCTTGCTGCAGCTTGGTGATGATCTGTTGGATCTCGGTGGTGGACGTCGAGGTCTTTTGTGACAGGGTGCGGACCTCGTCGGCCACCACCGCGAACCCGCGGCCCTGCTCGCCAGCCCGGGCCGCCTCGATGGCGGCGTTGAGGGCCAGCAGGTTGGTCTGCTCGGCAATGCCGTTGATCACATCCAGCACCTGGCCGATCTGTTGTGCCTGGTCGGCCAGGACCTGTACGGTTTCGTTGGTCAGGTTGATGCGCCCTGCCAGCTCGACAATCTCCTCCCGGGTCTGGTCAACCGTGGTGCGCCCGCGGTTGACCTGCTCGTTGGCCTGGCCGGCGCGCTGCAGGGTCTGGTCGACATGGCCGGCGATGTTTTCCATGGCCTCGACCAGATGGCTGATCGCACCGCTCATCTGTGCCACTTCGTCGAGTTGGTGACGGGCACCGGTTTCCAGGGTCTGGCCAACCTGGGACAGGTCCTGGCCCAGGTCCGAGAGGTTGCGGGTGTCGCGCACCACGCCGTCCACCAGTTGGGTGACCTGCTGGAGGAAATGATCGAAACGCTCACTCGAAGAGACCTTGACGCCGTCGCTGCGCTGCCTGTCGGCGTCGTTGCTCAACTGCGCGGCCGCCGCCAGCACCTTATCGAGCACCTCCTGGTTTTCCGTGGCGTCGGCCAGGCTCTGGTTCGCCAGGTAAATCAGGATCACGCTTTCCACCACCACGTAGAACGCGTGAAGAAAGATCATCGACCAGCCACCGTGGGTGTCCATGACGAATACCGGATAACCCTGGTGTTGAAGCCAGTGAAAACCAAGGTGATGAACCGCGATGGTGGCGGCGGCAACGACAATCGGCAGCCAGTCACGGTAGAACGTCAACACGGCCAGCAGCACGAAGATCCCGAAGTGGAATTCGATCACGCCGTGGGTCTGGTTGATGTGCAAGGCCGCCATGACCATCAGCGCCACCGCGATGACGCAGCGCATGGCCCGGGTGCCGGCCAGGACGCGATAAAGCGTGGTGCTCGCCACGCAGGTGGTCGCCCCCACCAGCAGCGCCTGGGTGAACGTCGAGTGCAGGAATGCCAGGCTCAGGGAATACAGCAACGTGAGCCAGAGTAGCCCCAGCATGATGCGGTCGGCTTTACGGTGGTGATCGTTAAAGCGCACGGGCGATGTCATGGGGGTCGTCCTTTTCAAAGACTTGGAGGTCCGTTACCGAGTGCCGCTAACGGCTTAGCGGCGTTTCGAGAGGGAACTTTAACTGATTATCATCAATTGGTGGCACTGCGCCATCAAGCTTTTCTCGGCGGTCTTTGCTTTATGATGTGCGCCATCTCATGACTGACTGATGGAACCCCCATGACTTTCGATTTCGACACCGTATTGGAGCGCCACGGCACCGGCAGTACCAAATGGAGCCGCTACCCGGCCGATGTGCTGCCAATGTGGGTGGCCGACATGGATTTCCCCGCCCCACCGGTGGTCATCGACGCGCTGCACAAGCGCCTTGAACATCCGATGCTGGGCTACAGTGTCGCCCAGGACAATCTGCGCGCAGCCATCGTGGCGGACCTGTGGGGCAAGTACGCCTGGCGTGTCGAGCCTCAGCAGATCGTGTTCCTGCCTGGCGTCGAGCCGGGTTTCAATATGGCGCTGCGTGCCCT of Pseudomonas fluorescens contains these proteins:
- a CDS encoding alpha/beta fold hydrolase translates to MDINPTSASRQRRLLAPTLLALAMMQLGALGLTASQASAADGPASTVGAITPGSHTSFGPLKHVKAGLLDVAYAEVGPADGPVVILLHGWPYDILSYADVAPALAEQGYRVLIPYARGYGDTRFLSAKTLRNGQPSALASDLIDFMDALNIRQAVLGGYDWGARTADIVAALWPERVKALVAVSGYLIGSQEAGKAPLPPAAELQWWYQFYFATERGRLGYEKNTHDFAKLIWKLASPKWNFDDATYDRSAAALQNPDHVAVSIFNYRWRLGLVKGEAKYDGLEKKLATFPSIGVPTITLEGDANGAPHPPAEAYAKRFTGKYEHRLIDGGIGHNLPQEAPQAFAQAVIDADHLQ
- a CDS encoding MFS transporter; translated protein: MTIANPPIDADAEVIQDTAPLPIGSLFALALAAFVTILTEALPAGLLAQISEGLAISEALAGQLVTVYAIGSLLAAIPLTAATQGMRRRSLLLTAIAGFAVANTVTTFSTHYGLTIVARLLGGVSAGLLWALLAGYAARMVPESQKGRAIAIAMVGAPLALSLGVPAGTLLGNLVGWRMSFAIMSLFAVALMVWVRLKVPDFPGQASNKRLALGQVFTLPGVRSVLFVVLAFVLAHNILFTYIAPFLTAAGLGERTDLVLLVFGVASLLGIWVVGALIDRHLRALTLAGTVLFALSAMMLGAMSDRPAAVYIAVAAWGIAFGGAGTLFQTAIAKTAGDAADLAQSMLVTAWNLAIAGGGIVGGILLDHLGVVAFAPVLVVLLLLTLAVVWSARQYGFTANLR
- a CDS encoding AraC family transcriptional regulator; the encoded protein is MHTDFKSDTAARDLSRLAGSVSQLVPGEGDQMTAIAGLSLHRRKAITAPMHCIYGLGIGVTLQGRKQAMIGDEILTYAPGQSMVTCVDLPVISHVSQASVAKPFLGLMLRFDSTMVMQVAERMQLSQRMKDDAFRPITVQALDAGVLDALRRLIDLLDEPQLLETVAPLIKEEVVARLLNGAHAPQLLHVIAAGSPSQHIAKTVAWLKLNFRQALRMDDLAAQAHMSPSTFRQHFRTVTGMSPLQYQKQLRLQAARQLMLSQKVDASSAGGLVGYESASQFSREYSRLFGEPPQRDIKRIRL
- a CDS encoding (2Fe-2S)-binding protein; the protein is MSALNINGREYTVDVDPGTPILWTLRDTLGMTGTKFGCGAALCGACTVHLDGQAIRSCVTPIAAAVGKKITTIEAATDGSDPVGSAVHEAWVKHDVAQCGYCQSGQIMSATAFLKAQPKGKQPTAAEIDSAMAGNICRCGTYARIRAAVADAAKAIA
- a CDS encoding LysR family transcriptional regulator, with translation MESLSGIDFFVRAAETRSFSEAGRALGISSSAVGKSVARLEERLGVRLFHRSTRSITLTAEGALFLERCRRILCEVEAAEQELSQTRKAPRGKLRVSLPLVADLVMPTLIAFMRRYPSIELDLDFSDRLVDIIEEGFDAVIRTGEPNDSRLMSRPLGPFKLVVVGSPRYFAEHGTPHVPTDLLRHACLLYKFPSTGRMQVWPVNGDGEPELNLPANLVCNTTEALLHVVHDALGIACVPDFTVREAIAAGELVTVLDDFNRHQSTFRMLWPSSKHLAPKLRVFIDFMSSELFK
- a CDS encoding xanthine dehydrogenase family protein molybdopterin-binding subunit, with protein sequence MLNEIFPNELPRALQHMLERDEADGPAALPRRSFLKIVGIGGLALGAFPHLALAQEANGAVAAPLKPTQQPSAFVQIAPNGEVTVTINRLEFGQGVQTGLPMILAEELDADWSLVRSRNGSNDAAYMDPAFGIHLTGGSNTIKNSYTQYRELGARARAMLLSAAAARWNVDVASLSTQAGMVLGPAGRKASYGELAQAAMAMPVPEQITLKDPKDFRIIGQATTRIDAKAKSSGQQDFGIDMHLPGQLTAVVARPPVFGARIAALDDSAARATKGVKAVLRVPLDGGAEGVAVVADSYWQAKLARDALKVEWNASAVEKLDSEKQLAQYRELASQPGPLHFDADMTPLATAPHRLEAEFLFPYLAHAPMEPLNCTVQLAGKNGAQLWVGTQFPGGDAAAAAKVLDLKPEQIQVNVQTAGGGFGRRGVPTNDFVVLACEVAKAARTAGVDAPIRTLWSREDDIKGGYYRPMHLHRARIGFDDSGKVLAWDHALVGQSIITGTVFGGRVKNGIDPTATEGLRDPYPLPMRLTVHHPKLNVPVLWWRSVGSTHTAFVMETLIDEIARTTKQDPVAYRMKLFGDQSPRHRAALQLAVDKSEYGKRQLPAGRAWGVAVHESFSSVVAYVVEASVQDGRPVLHNVTAGVHCNLAVNPRSVEAQVQGAALMGLSMCLPGGAITLKDGVVQQSNFADFSVPRITDMPEFAVHIVPSAEPPTGMGEPGLPALAPAFANAVASLTGKPMRELPFKLA
- a CDS encoding methyl-accepting chemotaxis protein, translated to MTSPVRFNDHHRKADRIMLGLLWLTLLYSLSLAFLHSTFTQALLVGATTCVASTTLYRVLAGTRAMRCVIAVALMVMAALHINQTHGVIEFHFGIFVLLAVLTFYRDWLPIVVAAATIAVHHLGFHWLQHQGYPVFVMDTHGGWSMIFLHAFYVVVESVILIYLANQSLADATENQEVLDKVLAAAAQLSNDADRQRSDGVKVSSSERFDHFLQQVTQLVDGVVRDTRNLSDLGQDLSQVGQTLETGARHQLDEVAQMSGAISHLVEAMENIAGHVDQTLQRAGQANEQVNRGRTTVDQTREEIVELAGRINLTNETVQVLADQAQQIGQVLDVINGIAEQTNLLALNAAIEAARAGEQGRGFAVVADEVRTLSQKTSTSTTEIQQIITKLQQGSRQAAVAMQDSRDGVERCVSASQLASQLLHAVVEDIAVINHFNDLIASTTQEQSKASMGINQRLQSVQAVAERNADNIGILTRSSQCLPPLAERLAVLGQAFHGKPL
- a CDS encoding YkgJ family cysteine cluster protein, whose product is MENNTVRFACNGCGICCKGRLIPLTLDETRQWLQRGHEVAVVLEAFDESSWPSEPRQFAHSAQRAVEVTSGDARIRVVAVLAGNALTQCRNLGDDGRCGIYEERPLVCRIYPMEINPLITLRPADKVCPPEVWETGEVLFTDRVVDPILADQIERSRQADRDDAQAKIALCEALGMNVAAWKGNALAVYLPDRAQLAEAIVRYDRAPEAPTGLDWKVRVETPALAQRLLQAGVALDDQRSTGYIFQGL